The following proteins are co-located in the Triticum aestivum cultivar Chinese Spring chromosome 1A, IWGSC CS RefSeq v2.1, whole genome shotgun sequence genome:
- the LOC123071094 gene encoding UDP-glucose 4-epimerase 1, whose product MVSAVLRTILVTGGAGYIGSHTVLQLLLQGFRVLVVDSLDNASEEAIRRVRQLANAPQNSLDFRKVDLRDKEALDQIFSSQRFEAVIHFAGLKAVGESVEKPLLYYDNNLIGTITLLQVMAAHGCKKLVFSSSATVYGWPKEVPCTEEFPLSATNPYGRTKLVIEDICRDLQRSDPDWKIILLRYFNPVGAHPSGYIGEDPLGVPNNLMPYVQQVAVGRRPALTVYGTDYNSKDGTGVRDYIHVVDLADGHIAALRKLYEDSDRIGCEVYNLGTGKGTSVLEMVAAFEKACGKKIPLVYAGRRAGDAETVYAATAKAEKELKWKAKYGVEEMCRDLWNWASKNPYGYGSTDNGH is encoded by the exons atggtgtcTGCGGTGTTGAGGACGATCCTGGTGACCGGCGGCGCGGGGTACATCGGCAGCCACACCGTGCTGCAGCTGCTCCTGCAGGGCTTCCGCGTCCTCGTCGTCGACAGCCTCGACAACGCCTCCGAGGAGGCCATCCGCCGCGTCCGACAACTCGCCAACGCCCCGCAAAACAGCCTCGACTTCCGCAAG GTGGACCTTCGTGACAAGGAGGcgctcgaccaaatcttctcctcCCAAAG GTTCGAGGCTGTGATCCACTTTGCCGGGCTGAAAGCCGTCGGGGAGAGCGTGGAGAAGCCCCTGCTTTACTACGACAACAACCTCATCGGCACCATCACCCTCCTCCAAGTCATGGCAGCACATGGATGCAAGAAG CTTGTCTTCTCATCATCAGCCACTGTGTACGGGTGGCCCAAGGAGGTGCCCTGCACCGAGGAGTTCCCGCTCTCGGCGACCAACCCTTACGGCAGAACAAAG cttGTCATTGAAGACATCTGCCGTGACCTCCAGCGCTCGGACCCTGACTGGAAGATCATACTGCTGAGGTACTTCAACCCAGTCGGCGCTCACCCGAGCGGCTACATCGGGGAAGACCCCCTTGGAGTCCCCAACAACCTGATGCCCTATGTCCAGCAAGTCGCTGTCGGGAGGCGGCCTGCGCTGACGGTTTATGGGACCGACTACAACAGCAAGGATGGAACAGGG GTACGTGACTACATCCATGTTGTTGACCTGGCTGACGGCCACATCGCCGCCTTGAGGAAGCTCTACGAAGATTCTGACAGAATAG GGTGCGAAGTGTACAATCTGGGCACTGGAAAGGGGACATCCGTGCTGGAGATGGTTGCCGCATTCGAGAAGGCTTGCGGAAAG AAAATCCCTCTGGTTTATGCTGGAAGAAGAGCTGGAGATGCCGAGACTGTGTACGCTGCCACCGCCAAAGCAGAGAAGGAGCTCAAGTGGAA GGCCAAGTATGGGGTGGAGGAGATGTGCAGAGACCTGTGGAACTGGGCCAGCAAGAACCCCTACGGCTACGGATCCACCGACAACGGCCACTGA
- the LOC123071105 gene encoding pathogenesis-related protein PRB1-3, with amino-acid sequence MAPGGVVLLGLLLLALVDALAAVHIDIAAALFHSHDHLGGNKHKDKQSSSSPSWPDGNYLPPAGNKEKKDKKEKPSWPDGNAADFFAEAAKKGLRSFTGGRGGYKTMTTEFLDAHNQVRAKYGVPPLRWSKKLARYARRWSDARRFDCVMMHSVGSPYGENVFWGTGWDWKAVEAVGDWASESSFYDWRAQACHPGQVCEHFTQIVWRTTKYVGCGRAECLAGGVFITCSYDPPGNWKGEVPLT; translated from the coding sequence ATGGCGCCCGGCGGGGTTGTGCTCCTCGGCCTCCTTCTCCTGGCGCTGGTGGACGCGCTTGCCGCCGTCCACATCGACATCGCGGCGGCCCTGTTCCACTCGCACGACCACCTCGGGGGCAACAAGCACAAGGACAAGCAGTCTTCTTCCTCGCCTTCGTGGCCAGACGGCAATTACCTTCCGCCGGCGGGcaacaaggagaagaaggacaagaaggaGAAGCCTTCATGGCCGGACGGTAACGCCGCGGATTTCTTCGCGGAGGCTGCCAAGAAGGGGCTGCGGTCCTTCACCGGCGGGCGGGGCGGGTACAAGACGATGACGACGGAGTTCCTGGACGCGCATAACCAGGTGCGGGCCAAGTACGGCGTGCCGCCGCTGCGGTGGAGCAAGAAGCTGGCGCGGTACGCGCGGCGGTGGTCGGACGCGCGGCGGTTCGACTGCGTGATGATGCACTCGGTGGGTTCCCCCTACGGCGAGAACGTCTTCTGGGGCACCGGGTGGGACTGGAAGGCCGTGGAGGCCGTGGGCGACTGGGCCAGCGAGTCCTCCTTCTACGACTGGCGGGCGCAGGCCTGCCACCCGGGCCAGGTCTGCGAGCACTTCACCCAGATCGTCTGGCGGACCACAAAGTACGTCGGCTGCGGCCGGGCCGAGTGCCTCGCCGGCGGCGTCTTCATCACCTGCTCCTACGACCCGCCCGGGAACTGGAAGGGAGAGGTGCCGCTCACCTAA
- the LOC123060607 gene encoding two-component response regulator ORR42-like, which yields MTGEGSGTPIKKVNSSVTLIMASSLRALLVEDTAVQRMVVSAMLRNQFHCEMTLAKNGKEAVDMFLEGNTFDIVFCDRDMPIMTGPEAVVKIRAMGATDVKIVGLSDDDNAMEAFISAGADDFVPKPVRPETLGPMIQEVINKKLEQLATLA from the exons ATGACCGGTGAAGGAAGTGGTACACCAATTAAGAAGGTG AACAGTTCTGTTACT CTGATCATGGCGTCCTCCCTCAGGGCATTGCTTGTTGAGGATACGGCAGTTCAACGCATGGTTGTCTCCGCCATGCTGCGCAATCAGTTTCACTGCGAGATGACTCTGGCGAAGAATGGGAAAGAAGCTGTTGACATGTTCCTCGAGGGCAACACGTTTGATATAGTTTTTTGTGATAGGGACATGCCCATAATGACCGGCCCGGAG GCAGTTGTGAAGATCCGTGCTATGGGAGCCACTGATGTGAAGATCGTGGGGCTGTCTGATGATGATAATGCCATGGAGGCGTTCATCAGCGCCGGCGCCGATGATTTCGTGCCCAAACCAGTGAGGCCTGAGACTCTGGGGCCTATGATTCAGGAGGTCATCAATAAGAAGCTAGAACAGTTAGCGACGCTTGCTTGA